The genomic DNA TAATCTCCATTGAACAAAAAACAACAAATAAAAGTCCGCGTTCTACTGTAGGAACCATCACAGAAATTTACGATTTTTTAAGATTACTTTTTGCAAGAGCTGCAGACGCATACTCTTACAACACCGATCAAAAAATGGTGAGTTATTCTGATGAACAAATTAAAGATTTGATTCTAAAGGATTTTGATGGTAAGAAGATAGCCGTTTTAGCACCTTTAATTAAATCTAGAAAAGGACATTACAGAGAGCTTTTTGAACAAATTTCTAAACAAGGGTTTTTAAGGGTTCGAGTGGATGGCAAGATTCAAGAGATTGAAAAAGGCATGAAACTAGATCGTTACAAAAACCATGATATTGAGGTTGTAATCGATCGATTGGCTGTAAATAAAACAGTCGAAAAACGTTTAGAAGAAACGATAAAAACAGCACTATATTCTGGAAATAATATTTTAATGGTGATTGCTATTGATGACAACAATCCTAGATATTTTAGTAGAGAATTAATGTGTCCAACAACAGGTATTGCATATCCGAACCCTGAGCCAAATACGTTTTCTTTCAACTCACCAAAAGGAGCTTGTGATTCTTGTAACGGATTAGGAATTACGAATGAAATTAACTTAAAAAAAGTAATTCCAGATGATAGTATTTCTATTAAAAATGGTGGAATTATTCCTTTAGGTGAACAAAAAAGCAGTTGGATTTTTAAACAAATTCAGAATATTGCAGAACGTTATAAATTCAAATTAACAGATGCCATTAAAGACATTCCAAAAGAAGCATTAGAAATCATTTTACATGGTGGAAATGAGTCTTTTGAAATCGAATCGAAAACTGTTGGTGTTACTAGAAATTACAAAATAGACTTCGAAGGAATTGTTGCTTTTATTAATAGCCAATACAACAATGCAGAAAGCACAACTATAAAACGTTGGGCAAAAGGTTTTATGGATGAAGTTACTTGCTCATCTTGCCACGGAAAAAGATTAAAAAAAGAAGCACTTCATTTTAAAATTACAGATAAAAGCATCAGCGATTTGGTACAAATGGATGTAACTGAATTGGCAAAATGGTTTAAAAACGTTGAGAAAGATTTATCAAAAAAACAGCTAATCATTGCTTCAGAAATATTAAAAGAAATACGCACTAGAATACAGTTTTTAGTAGATGTTGGCTTAGATTATTTAACATTAGACAGAACCTCTAAATCCCTTTCTGGTGGTGAAGCACAAAGAATTCGTTTGGCAACACAAATTGGTTCTCAGCTAGTAGGTGTTTTATATATTTTAGATGAACCAAGTATTGGGTTGCACCAACGAGACAATGAGAAACTAATAGATTCTTTAGTAAAACTAAGAGATATTGGTAATTCTGTTTTGGTTGTAGAACATGACCAAGACATGATTGAAAAAGCAGATTTTGTTTTTGATATTGGTCCGGGTGCCGGAAAACATGGTGGAGAAATTGTTTCTGCAGGAACTTTTGCAGAACTTAAAAAGCAAAATACATTAACTGCAGATTACATTACTGGCAGAAAAAAAATTGAAGTCCCAGAAAAAAGGCGTGAAGGAAATGGAAAAACCATTAAACTTTTTGGTGCTAGCGGAAATAATTTAAAAAATGTTACCGTAGAATTTCCTTTAGGAAAAATGATTTGTGTTACAGGAGTTTCTGGAAGTGGAAAATCTACTTTAATTAATGAAACTTTATATCCTATTTTAAACGCACACATTTATAGAGGTGTTAAAAAGCCGATGCCTTACAAGAAAATTGAAGGCCTAGAACATGTAGATAAAGTAATAGATATCGATCAATCGCCAATTGGAAGAACACCTCGCTCTAACCCTGCAACGTACACCAAAACGTTTGATGAAATTAGAAGCTTGTTTGCAAAAACTGCAGAAGCTGCAATTCGCGGCTATAAACCAGGACGTTTTTCTTTTAATGTAAAAGGAGGACGCTGTGAAACTTGTCAAGGCGGTGGCGTTAGAGTAATAGAAATGAACTTTTTACCAGATGTGCAAGTAGAGTGTGAAACTTGCCAGGGAAAACGTTTCAACAGAGAAACCTTAGAGATTCGGTATAAAGGAAAGTCGATTTCTGATGTTTTGAATATGACCATTGAAGATGCTACAGATTTCTTTATAAAGATTCCTAAAATACATCGAAAATTAAAGACTATTAAAGATGTTGGTTTAGGCTATATTACGCTAGGGCAACAATCGACTACTCTTTCTGGTGGTGAAGCACAAAGAATTAAATTAGCTGCCGAATTATCTAAAAGAGATACAGGTAATACTTTTTATATTTTAGATGAGCCTACTACTGGTTTGCATTTTGAAGATATACGAGTTTTAATGGACGTTTTAAATAAATTAGCAGACAAAGGAAATACAGTTCTTATTATAGAACACAATTTAGATGTTGTAAAATTGGCCGATTATGTAATTGATGTTGGTATGGAAGGCGGAAAAAAAGGTGGAAAAATATTAGTTACAGGAACCCCAGAAGAAGTTGCGAAACATAAAAAAAGTTATACTGCTAAGTTTTTGAAAAAATTACTATTTTAGCAAGCTTTTCTTTTTTTAAAGTAAAGTATTAAGAAATTTTAAAATTATAGATTATGACGAATGATGATAGAAAAATAAAAGAAAAACTACAAACGAAAACTTGGAACGAGATTAAAACAAACGATTCTTGGGCTATTTTTAAAATAATGGCAGAGTTTGTAGATGGGTACGAAAAATTAAGTAAAATAGGCCCTTGTGTTTCTATTTTTGGTTCTGCGAGAACAAAACCAGACCATCCTTATTATAAATTAGCAGAAGAAGTTGCTTTTAAATTAACTCAAAACGGTTATGGTGTAATTACTGGTGGTGGACCAGGAATTATGGAAGCTGGTAATAAAGGAGCACACAGAGGAAAAGGAACTTCTGTAGGTTTAAATATAGAATTGCCTTTTGAACAACATGACAATCCGTGGATTGATCAAGGGAAAAGTTTAGACTTCGATTACTTTTTTGTTAGAAAAGTAATGTTCGTAAAATATTCTCAGGGTTTTATTGTTATGCCTGGTGGTTTTGGTACAATGGATGAACTTTTTGAAGCAATTACTTTAATTCAAACAAATAAAATTGGTCGTTTTCCTATTGTTTTAGTAGGTACAAAATTCTGGGGAGGTCTATTAGACTGGATAAAGAACACGCTTTTAGAAGAAGGTAATATTAGTGAGAAGGATTTAAAATTATTTAGAGTTGTAGATACTGCAGATGAAGCTATTGAACACTTAAATAACTTCTACGCGAAACATCAATTAAAGCCTAATTTTTAATTTCATCCGTAAATTTTCTAAAAAAAAACTACAAAACAGCTATTTATAATTTATTTATTTTTATTGAAAAATCGTTATTACACATTTGTTATAGTACTGCTGTTTAGTAGTTTTA from Polaribacter sp. ALD11 includes the following:
- the uvrA gene encoding excinuclease ABC subunit UvrA, with translation MKDQEYIEVYGARAHNLKNIDVKIPREKLVVITGLSGSGKSSLAFDTIYAEGQRRYIETFSAYARQFLGGLERPDVDKIDGLSPVISIEQKTTNKSPRSTVGTITEIYDFLRLLFARAADAYSYNTDQKMVSYSDEQIKDLILKDFDGKKIAVLAPLIKSRKGHYRELFEQISKQGFLRVRVDGKIQEIEKGMKLDRYKNHDIEVVIDRLAVNKTVEKRLEETIKTALYSGNNILMVIAIDDNNPRYFSRELMCPTTGIAYPNPEPNTFSFNSPKGACDSCNGLGITNEINLKKVIPDDSISIKNGGIIPLGEQKSSWIFKQIQNIAERYKFKLTDAIKDIPKEALEIILHGGNESFEIESKTVGVTRNYKIDFEGIVAFINSQYNNAESTTIKRWAKGFMDEVTCSSCHGKRLKKEALHFKITDKSISDLVQMDVTELAKWFKNVEKDLSKKQLIIASEILKEIRTRIQFLVDVGLDYLTLDRTSKSLSGGEAQRIRLATQIGSQLVGVLYILDEPSIGLHQRDNEKLIDSLVKLRDIGNSVLVVEHDQDMIEKADFVFDIGPGAGKHGGEIVSAGTFAELKKQNTLTADYITGRKKIEVPEKRREGNGKTIKLFGASGNNLKNVTVEFPLGKMICVTGVSGSGKSTLINETLYPILNAHIYRGVKKPMPYKKIEGLEHVDKVIDIDQSPIGRTPRSNPATYTKTFDEIRSLFAKTAEAAIRGYKPGRFSFNVKGGRCETCQGGGVRVIEMNFLPDVQVECETCQGKRFNRETLEIRYKGKSISDVLNMTIEDATDFFIKIPKIHRKLKTIKDVGLGYITLGQQSTTLSGGEAQRIKLAAELSKRDTGNTFYILDEPTTGLHFEDIRVLMDVLNKLADKGNTVLIIEHNLDVVKLADYVIDVGMEGGKKGGKILVTGTPEEVAKHKKSYTAKFLKKLLF
- a CDS encoding TIGR00730 family Rossman fold protein, which gives rise to MTNDDRKIKEKLQTKTWNEIKTNDSWAIFKIMAEFVDGYEKLSKIGPCVSIFGSARTKPDHPYYKLAEEVAFKLTQNGYGVITGGGPGIMEAGNKGAHRGKGTSVGLNIELPFEQHDNPWIDQGKSLDFDYFFVRKVMFVKYSQGFIVMPGGFGTMDELFEAITLIQTNKIGRFPIVLVGTKFWGGLLDWIKNTLLEEGNISEKDLKLFRVVDTADEAIEHLNNFYAKHQLKPNF